The Oscillatoria acuminata PCC 6304 genomic interval CAAGCTCATCTCAATTGGGCTAACCTCACGAAAGCAGATCTTCGCGAAGCCAACCTCTGCGGTGCCAATCTCAGCAAAGCCAACCTCAGTCAAACAGATTTGACCGAAGTTTGCCTTAAGGATGCCCAACTAAGTGGGATTAACTTTAGTGGGGCCAATTTAACCGGCGTTGACTTGAGCAATAAACTCCTCACCGGCGCGAACCTCAGTGGTGCTGAACTCAGTCTAGCTAATTTGAGTGGCGCTTATCTGATTCAAACGAATCTGAGGGAAGCGAACTTGAGTGAGGCAAATCTCATGGGTTCTCATTTGATGGATGCAGATTTGACCAAAGCTAATCTTTCGGGAGCGAACCTCTCTCAAGCCAATGTGGTCAATGTCAACCTTCGCGGAGCCAATTTAAAAGGGGTGATTCAACCCAATGGAAAAGCTCGCAGCTAAATTTAACGGTTTATGTTAAATATGGCGTAAGTCCTGGTTACAAAATTTTTGGGTAAGTCGCAACACATTATATTCCATAAGTTATCCACGCTCTAGGGCGTCGGTACTTTAGGGAACTCCAAAAAATAAAATCTCCAAAACGTTCGTTCGTAGGATCAACGGAGTAGCCTCGTCAGTGTAGGGGCGCAATGCTTGCGCCCAAAAGAGGGCCTGCGCATTGCGCCCCTACACTCATTTGAACGGTTGGATGATTTATATTTTGCAATCCCCTTATGGGCCAGACAAACTGCGTGTTTTGACAAAATTGACCACCGGATCTCTCTGTGTGCGTTCAACTCGTGGAGAAATGGGAGTTTAATTTAATCGCAGATTAGTTTAACATCTTAGGGCGATGCGGTACAATACGCGAGAAGAGTTGAGGATAAACCTATTGCCAGATATGTCAAGCCCAAGGAAGCGGCCCAAATCCTTGGAGTCCATGAAAGAACACTCCGCAGATGGGACGAAAATGGCTCAATCGAGACCATCAGAACCCCCGCTGGGCAACGACGATACAACGTTGAGTCATATACTGCCTTCTCAGGCAGTGACAAACGCAAAGTCGTTATCTATGCCAGAGTTAGTAGCCGCGCCCAGCAGTCCGACCTCAACCGACAGGTTGCCGCACTGTCCAACCTCTACCCCGAAGCAGAAGTCGTCTCAGAAATCGGAGGCGGGCTCAACTTCAAGCGAAAGAAAATGCTGGCCTTACTGGGACAAGTCTTGTCAGGAGATGTCCGCATGGTTGTCGTTGCCCACAAAGACCGATTGGCCAGATTTGGATTTGACTTGTTTCGATGGCTCTGTGAGCAAAACAGGTGCGAACTCTTGGTTCTCAATGAGACAAGTCTCAGTCCAGAACGAGAAATGGTTGAGGACATTCTCGCCATCCTCCACTGCTTTAGCTCCCGATTATACGGACTGCGTAAATACAAAACTCAGGTCAAAGAAGATCCAGATTTACCCCAGCCCCGAGCTAAATAAAGTCTGGCGCAAATGGCTGGCGGCTTGTCGGTATTGCTACAACCAAGCAATTGCTTTGCAGAAAAGCGGTAAACGACTAAGCAAGCTGAAGTTACGCAACGAAGTGATGCAGAGTGATTTGCCTGCGTGGGTTAAAGAAACGCCTTGTCACATCCGGCAAAATGCAATCTTCGATGCCCATCTGGCTTTTAGCGCCAGTTCTGACGCCAGGTTTAGAAGTTGCCGTGACAGTTCCCAAGCCATTAAGTTTAACGATGCTAATTTCTCTTCAGGGAGTTGGTATCCAAGACTGACGAAAGGATTAACTTTCAGGGTTTCCGAACCTATCCCTAAAACTTGCGACCAAGGAACTCAGTTGGTGTTTACCAAAGGTCGATGGTTTGCGGTTTTCCCTGAACCTGTTGCCTTTATCCCAACGGAAGCCACCGGAGTGATTGCATTAGATCCGGGTGTCCGAACTTTCATAACTGGGTTTGATGGTTCACGATTTTTAGAATTTGGCTCCGGAGATATAGGACGTATTACTCGGCTATGCCAACATTTGGATGATTTGATGGGCCGAATCGCTAAAGAGCCCAATCGCTCAAAGCGACGGAGAATGAAGCAAGCGGCTCAACGAATGAGAACCAAAATCCGGAATTTGGTGGATGAGGCCCACAAACAAATTGCTCATTACTTGACTCGTAACTATAGTGTGATTTTTCTGCCTACCTTCGAGACTTCCAACATGGTTGCCAAGGCCAAGCGGAAAATTAGGTCTAAGACAGCAAGGGCAATGCTAACCTGGGCGCATTATCGATTCAAACTAACCCTGAAACATCAAGCCGAAATAACTGGAACCACCGTTGTGGATGTGACCGAAGAATACACCAGTAAAACCTGTACTCACTGTGGTCATGTTCACTCTAAGCTAGGTGGCTCAAAAGTGTTCCGATGTCCCGAGTGTGGGGTCACTCTACCCAGGGACTGGAACGGTGCTTTTGGAATCTTTCTAAAAGCTTTGCGGGATACCGCCTCTGTTACCTTAACGGGTAATAGTGCTATCGTCGCATTGTCCGGGAACAACCGGAAAAATGTCGCGTAAATGTATCAGAACGCACTGGAGTGATGGCATCTTAAATCGAGAGCAAGGAACCGTTAGAGGGGAACAATGTCCGAACAATCAGCGTTTCTCGGTTTTTGGAGTATTAGGAGTTGATTGGGATGGGGCAGTCGGTATGCTTTGGGCGCTCCAGGCTGTGTCGGCGATGAAGTCAGGAGCGCTTGGTGTCTACTGGCGCATGATGCGGGGGTGTAGTTTGTAAAAAAATCCAAAATATACCTGAGAAACTGGAGAAACCCGCGCTGGCTCTCCCTCTAACGAATCGTTGCAAACCAAAATTTCTTTGTTTTTAGATGGTCCCAGATTACTATTTAACCACCCTTCATCTGGACGATCGCGGCCTGAATGATCAGTGACCCTTGGCAAAAAAAGTTTACTCTTCAACTCGTAACCATCCACGCCGAACTGCATGAAGCAGGCGGTTGATGGCGTCTATTTCATCTGGCGTTAGTGAATCCTTGAGCAGCGCACTCATCAAACCCCAGCGTTCTAGGTAAGTGATTTTTCCGGAGCGCCAGATTTGACAAAAAATTTCTGAAATTGTCAATTTGTAGAAATTTCCTTGAATTACCATTTTCTCCCCTCGTGAAAACGTAATGATTTCTTTAACTTTATTATCCCAAGTATCGGGTATTTTATCAAGTCAATCTGTGATTTAAAGCTCCGTTTCCGTGTGATTTGAGTCCTAAATCTGGGGGATTTTTTAGGACCCCTGCCCGGAAACCATTGCTCTATGAGCGTTCTTGCGCTTAGGCGATCGCCGGAAAAAATTAGGGAAAAAATCATTGGGGATCAAATCTTTTTTAGCGGGGATCGCAGCTAACAAAAGGGTTATGGATTCTGACGAGGATAGGGGGTTCTTTCAGTTTACTGGTTTGGGTCATTCAAGGCAGGCGGTAAGGTATAGTTGACCCGTCTGGTTTCGATTCATCAATTTTCTGTCTTCCTCGCCCCTTAGCTTCCAGTTCGGTTAGATGCGGAGGGGTGGCGATCGCCCACAGCATGGATCACACCTTTGACCCTCAAGCAATTCCTCTCTCGGCGCTAGAAGTGAGGGTTTAAGAATCAGTTCTTTGATGGCAGTCCCAAATCAACGTCATGCCCGCCCCTATCCCGAAGGAATTCCGGCATATCTGCTCAGTAATTATCACCAATTCGACCCTGCAAAGTATCGGTTAGAGCCAATTAGCTTTTACTGTTGAGAAAAAACATCAACTAACGATAACTCTCTCCTAGTAGGGGCGCAATGCTTGCGCCCCTACACATACCTTCCTTTCAGTTGAACGTTTGGAGGATTTATATTTTGCAATCCCCTTAGAGAAGGTCAAATCCCGCTTCCCCTAGGGCTCGATCGTAGATATCGACGGTATGGAGTGCGATCGCCCATTCGCGAAGATACTCAAAGTCTAAATCCTCATTCTGAACCTTCAGCATCCAGACGAGATCTCGCCAGAGTTGATCTCCATTGCGATCGCTATCCCGATATTCAATGAGTTTTTCCAGAAAAATATCTTCCAATGACGGTATCCACAGCGATCGTTCGGGGTTCAGTTGTACCGTGATTGACTTGCGCCGACTAAAGAGAGACTGCCAAAAGGATTCATCTTTTAACAGCAACAGATTCACCGCAATATTCGTCTCTTTATGGACTAAGGTAAACCCCGATTGCGCCCGAATCGCTTCTCGGATGGCGGCTTCTGTTACCTTAAAATTGGGTTCAATCGCCTCAAACAATCCCGCTACCTTATCCCGACGCAAATCGACAATCAGGGCGATAAAACTCGGAAGTTGGCGGTCCGTTTTCAGGGCCCGCGCTAACCCACTTTCCGTCACATAAGGAATCGCTAATCGTTCAAAAATTTTAACCAGTTTTAATATAATTTTAATCGGATCTGCACTAGACACAGCTTTTCTCCTTTTTGGGTTGTTTTAGTTTAAATCAGAGTTTTCTACAATCTTACCTTTTTTTATCGAAACCAGCCGCTAATTCATTTTATTATTCATCAATAATAGAATAATAAAATCCAACTGTCAACCAACCCTAAGAAACAGCAAGTCGTTACTACGAAATTGCTGTTTTTTAGATCCTCGTTACGACTTGCTGTTGTTTCTTTCCTCCGGAGTTATCCCCGTCGCCAACCTACCCCACAAGCGATCGCAGCTAGTCCCCAGAAGCCGAACAATAACCAATCTCCCCATCTCACATATAAGGTTTGAGTTTGGCGTCGGTAAATGGTATCGCTATGAATTTGATAAGTATTCTGTTCGGAAATCCAGAGGGTTTTGCCTTGGGGATTGACGATCGCCGAAAACCCTGTATTGGTTGCACGAACCGCCCAGCGATCGGTTTCGATCGCCCGCATCACGTCTTGAGCATGATGTTGTTCCATCATGGTTGCGGTATAATGAGCATCATTAGACGCACTCAGGATAAACTCCCCTCCGGCTGCTGCTTGTCGCCGAAACAGTTTAGAAAAAGCGGAATCATAACAAATCCCAGCGATCGCACGTCCGAAGGGCGTATCAAATACTTGATCCGGTTTTCCCGCCACTAATCGCGCCTCTAACGGCGATAATCTAGACACGATTTTACCAAAAATTTCCTCAAATGGAATATATTCTCCCAAGGGCACTAGCTTGGTTTTATCGTACCGGCTAAAGGTTTCTCCATCGGGAGTTACCGTGACTAAACTATTGGTAAAATTGCCCTCTCGACTGCCAAAGGTTCCCACCCAAGCTGTTGCATTATAATCCAGAATGGTTTGATAAAAAGAACTGTAACGGATATTTTCATCGGTCCATAAATAGGGAAATGCAGTTTCCGGAATCAAGATGCCATCCACTCCCGCTTCGGCTAACTGTTGATACCCGGTGGTATATCCCTCCAAGGCGCGCCGCCATCCTTGGGAATCAAACTTAATCTCATTGGGAATATTCCCTTGAATGATGCCAACGGTTAAGGCTGTTTCCGGAGATTGGTTCAGGGGGCGATTGTAGAGAGCAAATCCAATTCCATGTAAAATCAGGAATAAAATAATCGGAGAAGCTAATAATAACTCTCGGGTTCGGTTGGGAGAGTTTCGGGCAGAATTGAAAGACAGGATAGCTTCGGCAATCAACCCATTGACGATGACGATCGCCCCGGTAATGGTAGTCGGTCCCGAGAGTTGTCCCAGGTGCAAAATGATTAAGTTTTGGTGACTTTGGGTATAGGCAAGGGCAGTCCACCAGAGGTTTCCAGCACTCCAAATCGCTTCTAAACTACACCAAACGGCAGTTGCGATCGCCACCCGAACCCAAGGAGAGGGCGGATGTCCAGAAACAGGGGTAAATCGCCGAGTAATTGCCCTCAGGAGGATGGCCCAAAGGGTGACTAATGCTGCACCCCAGAGGGTGATAAAAGTCCAACAAAAGCAGGCGATCGCCAAACTTGCCAGCCAAGGAACCCCCAACCAAGTCATCGGATGAATTCCGGTAATCCAAAACAAGGCGATTCCGTGATATCCGACTCCCCATAATAAAGGCAATCCTAAAAATTTCCACTGCCAAATTCGCTGAGTTTCTGAGGGCTTTTCTCCGGGTTTGACTAGAAGAATCCACAGGGGAACTAAGGCAATCCAAGCCAAGGGCCAAGCATTAAAGGGGGCAGGAGTTAATCCCATCAAAATCCCCCCGAATAAAGCGGCGGCCAATCTCCAAAAACTGTTAGATTTTAAAGCAATTTTTAGCGGTTTAAACACGGCTACTTATCTTAAATTTAGGGATGGTCGGCTAATAAAAGTTATTAACAAATAAAGCAAGCTAGATACTCACTTTCTTTATAAAAAACGGGAGTATTTCAATGTTGCTTAAAAACCGAATTTGACCTCTCCCCGGCCCTCTCCTAAGAGGAGAGGGAGAATCAGGAAATTTTGTAATGCACCAGAGGGAGAATTTCCCTCTTTCTCCCCCTTCCCTCTGAGGGAAGGGGGCTGGGGGGTTAGGTCTCTTTTCAAAATTAATATCCTCCCCAAACCGGCAGGGTCAAAAACCTGCCGGTTGTGGCAACTTTTAACAGTTCAGAGGGATTTAATTGTCCTCTTCGGTACCGTTGTCGGTGGTGAGGTCATCTTCCTCACCAGATACGGTGACTACATCAACTCCAGCTTCCATTTCTATCTCGATCGCGTTCTCGGAGGTGAGGTCATCTTCTTCACCAGATGCTGGAACTAACGCCACTCCGGCGATCGCATCGGAGGAATCGAGACGCTGAACTCGCACTCCTCGGGCCGATCGCGACTGAGAAGAAATCGCCTTACTCGCCTGCCGAATGATAATCCCGCGATTAGTCACAATCATCAACTCATCATCTTCATTGACGATTCGCAAGGCCGCCAAACGGTCTTTTTCATTGCGGAATTTAATCGCACAAACGCCTTTTCCGGCCCGTCGTTGTAGGCGGAATTGCGTCACCGGAACCCGTTTGCCAAACCCGCAGGTGGTAATCACCAAGGCCCAAGGACCCGGATAAGAAGAGGTTTCGGCAACGTTCTCCTCTTCCCCTTCTGTCTCCTCAGTTTGCAGATCCGTTTCTTCCTGTTCGAGTTCGATATCGAGTTCGGCATCGAGTTCTACATCGAGTTCGAGGTTTTCATCCTCGATCGCCTCCTCCATTGCCGCAGTCACTTGAGAGGGGAGCACATCCATGCTAATAATATTGTCCCCTTTACGGAGGTTCATGGATTTCACCCCTCGGGTGGCCCGACCTAGAGGACGGAGTTGTTTATGATCCGCTTTGAAATGAATCGCCATTCCCTTCGCCGAACCGATGATAATGGTATCTTCGGGTCGCGATTTCCGGACCCAGCGCAATTCGTCACCTTCGGATAAAGAGATGGCAATTAATCCATTGGCGCGGATATTGGAAAAGGCAGAGAGGGCAGTTTTCTTAATGTAACCGCCTTTCGTGAGCATCACTAAATATTCTTCATCGGAGAATTCTTCCACCGAAACGAGAGAGGTGATTTTTTCATTAAAAGGAATCGGCAACATTTGAGTAATGGCCATACCTCGGGCGGTGCGAGACCCGGTGGGAATTTGATAGGCATTCAGGCAATACACTACTCCGCGATCGCTGAAGAACAAAATAGCATCATGGTCGCGACAGGTTAAGAAATGAGCAATCCCATCATCCTCTTTAATCTTCGCCCCAGATTTGCCTCGGGTGGCCCGACTTTGCGCCTCGAAGGTATTCACCGGCATCCGCTTGATATACCCTTGTTCCGTAATCATCACCAGGGCTTTTTCATTGGCGATTAAATCAGTAACATCGATTTCACCTTCGGCGTGTTCGATGACGGTACGACGGGGGGTAGAAAACTTGGTTTTGAGTTCTGACGCTTCATTTTCAATGATTTCTAAAACCCGTTCCCGCCTTGCCAAAATATCTTTTAAATCGGCAATCGTCAGTTGCAGATCGTCATGCTCTTGTTGAATTTTATCTGCTTCTAAGGCGGTTAAGCGGCGCAATTGCATTTGCAAAATTGCGTCAGCTTGAACTTCAGAAAATTCATAATTGGCAATTAATTCTTGTTTGGCACTGGGGGTATCCGCTGCCCGTCGAATTAGCGCAATAATGCTATCTAAATTCTCTAGGGCAATTAACAATCCCTGTAACAGGTGGTCCCGTTCTTCGGCTTTTCGCAGTTCATAGCGCGTCCGGCGTTCGATGGTTTCGATGCGGAATTCTAGGAAGACGGTGAGGAACTGTCTGAGGGTGAGTAACTGCGGTTCGCTATTGACTAGCGCCAGCATATTCGCCCCGAAATTGGCCTGTAATGGGGTTTGTTTGTACAGGTTGTTGAGGACGACACGGGGGTAGGCGTCGCGCTTGAGTTCGATGACGATTCGCATCCCGTCGCGATCGCTCTCATCCCGGATATCGGAGATGCCTTCGAGACGCTTCTCGTTAACCATTTCGGCGATGCGTTCAATCATCGATGCCTTATTGGTTTGATAAGGCAACTCGGTAATTACGATCGCGTCTTTGTCGGGTCGTCCGCGATGTTCGATGGTTTCAATGGCAGCCACGCCGCGCATGGTAATCGAACCCCGTCCGGTCGTATAGGCTTCCCGGATGCTGGTGACGCCGAGAATCTGGCCCCCGGTGGGAAAATCTGGGCCCGGGATATATTGCATTAACTCAACATCGGTAATCTCCGGATTGTGGATCAGCGCCACTAATCCATCCATGAGTTCTCCCAAGTTGTGGGGAGGAATGTTGGTTGCCATCCCCACGGCGATGCCAGAGGACCCGTTGAGTAAGAGTTGGGGGACGCGGGTGGGTAGGACAATCGGTTCTTGCTGCGATCCATCAAAGTTATCAATGAAATCGACGGTTTCTTGGTCGATATCCCGCAACATGGCATCCATGCTCAGGGACTGGAGACGACATTCCGTATAACGCATGGCTGCCGGAGGGTCGTTATCAATGGAGCCAAAGTTGCCGTGACCATTGATCAGAGGCGATCGCATGGAAAAATCCTGGGCCATCCGCACCAAGGCATCGTAAACCGCTGTATCCCCGTGTGGATGGTACTTCCCGAGGACTTCCCCGACCACACGAGCGCATTTACGAAAGGGGCGGTCTGGGGTCAAGCCCAACTCGTGCATCGCATAGAGAATCCGCCTGTGTACAGGCTTAAGACCATCCCTAGCATCTGGGAGCGCCCGACCCACGATCACGCTCATGGCGTATTCGAGGTAGGACTGTTGCATTTCATTCCGCAGATCCGTCGGGATTATCCGCTCCTGGGAGGTGGTCATAAGATGAAAAACTCCAAAAATGTGAGACTAAATAACAATGAGCTACAGAACCGATTTGATGCTACTTCGCATCGAAATATTGCTAAATTCTGATAAATATTTTAACATGGATTGACCGAATTTTGCCCAAAGCTAACGGCTTAAAATAATTGAATTTGTGGAGTGTTATTTGATCGGCGATAATTATCAGTGGATTAGTCATTTGTCCTTTGTCATTTGTCCTTTGGATGGGGAAAGACCAA includes:
- the lnt gene encoding apolipoprotein N-acyltransferase, whose protein sequence is MGLTPAPFNAWPLAWIALVPLWILLVKPGEKPSETQRIWQWKFLGLPLLWGVGYHGIALFWITGIHPMTWLGVPWLASLAIACFCWTFITLWGAALVTLWAILLRAITRRFTPVSGHPPSPWVRVAIATAVWCSLEAIWSAGNLWWTALAYTQSHQNLIILHLGQLSGPTTITGAIVIVNGLIAEAILSFNSARNSPNRTRELLLASPIILFLILHGIGFALYNRPLNQSPETALTVGIIQGNIPNEIKFDSQGWRRALEGYTTGYQQLAEAGVDGILIPETAFPYLWTDENIRYSSFYQTILDYNATAWVGTFGSREGNFTNSLVTVTPDGETFSRYDKTKLVPLGEYIPFEEIFGKIVSRLSPLEARLVAGKPDQVFDTPFGRAIAGICYDSAFSKLFRRQAAAGGEFILSASNDAHYTATMMEQHHAQDVMRAIETDRWAVRATNTGFSAIVNPQGKTLWISEQNTYQIHSDTIYRRQTQTLYVRWGDWLLFGFWGLAAIACGVGWRRG
- a CDS encoding RNA-guided endonuclease InsQ/TnpB family protein; translation: MRTFSPSSTALAPDYTDCVNTKLRSKKIQIYPSPELNKVWRKWLAACRYCYNQAIALQKSGKRLSKLKLRNEVMQSDLPAWVKETPCHIRQNAIFDAHLAFSASSDARFRSCRDSSQAIKFNDANFSSGSWYPRLTKGLTFRVSEPIPKTCDQGTQLVFTKGRWFAVFPEPVAFIPTEATGVIALDPGVRTFITGFDGSRFLEFGSGDIGRITRLCQHLDDLMGRIAKEPNRSKRRRMKQAAQRMRTKIRNLVDEAHKQIAHYLTRNYSVIFLPTFETSNMVAKAKRKIRSKTARAMLTWAHYRFKLTLKHQAEITGTTVVDVTEEYTSKTCTHCGHVHSKLGGSKVFRCPECGVTLPRDWNGAFGIFLKALRDTASVTLTGNSAIVALSGNNRKNVA
- a CDS encoding IS607 family transposase, whose product is MARYVKPKEAAQILGVHERTLRRWDENGSIETIRTPAGQRRYNVESYTAFSGSDKRKVVIYARVSSRAQQSDLNRQVAALSNLYPEAEVVSEIGGGLNFKRKKMLALLGQVLSGDVRMVVVAHKDRLARFGFDLFRWLCEQNRCELLVLNETSLSPEREMVEDILAILHCFSSRLYGLRKYKTQVKEDPDLPQPRAK
- the gyrA gene encoding DNA gyrase subunit A, translating into MTTSQERIIPTDLRNEMQQSYLEYAMSVIVGRALPDARDGLKPVHRRILYAMHELGLTPDRPFRKCARVVGEVLGKYHPHGDTAVYDALVRMAQDFSMRSPLINGHGNFGSIDNDPPAAMRYTECRLQSLSMDAMLRDIDQETVDFIDNFDGSQQEPIVLPTRVPQLLLNGSSGIAVGMATNIPPHNLGELMDGLVALIHNPEITDVELMQYIPGPDFPTGGQILGVTSIREAYTTGRGSITMRGVAAIETIEHRGRPDKDAIVITELPYQTNKASMIERIAEMVNEKRLEGISDIRDESDRDGMRIVIELKRDAYPRVVLNNLYKQTPLQANFGANMLALVNSEPQLLTLRQFLTVFLEFRIETIERRTRYELRKAEERDHLLQGLLIALENLDSIIALIRRAADTPSAKQELIANYEFSEVQADAILQMQLRRLTALEADKIQQEHDDLQLTIADLKDILARRERVLEIIENEASELKTKFSTPRRTVIEHAEGEIDVTDLIANEKALVMITEQGYIKRMPVNTFEAQSRATRGKSGAKIKEDDGIAHFLTCRDHDAILFFSDRGVVYCLNAYQIPTGSRTARGMAITQMLPIPFNEKITSLVSVEEFSDEEYLVMLTKGGYIKKTALSAFSNIRANGLIAISLSEGDELRWVRKSRPEDTIIIGSAKGMAIHFKADHKQLRPLGRATRGVKSMNLRKGDNIISMDVLPSQVTAAMEEAIEDENLELDVELDAELDIELEQEETDLQTEETEGEEENVAETSSYPGPWALVITTCGFGKRVPVTQFRLQRRAGKGVCAIKFRNEKDRLAALRIVNEDDELMIVTNRGIIIRQASKAISSQSRSARGVRVQRLDSSDAIAGVALVPASGEEDDLTSENAIEIEMEAGVDVVTVSGEEDDLTTDNGTEEDN